The Corallococcus soli genome has a window encoding:
- a CDS encoding NADAR family protein, translating to MELRTERFTFFWKEDSPFSQWHPSVFEVEGVRYTCAEQYMMAGKARLFGDTRVLEQVLRAATPKQHKALGRKVSPFDAAVWERERERIVYEGNHAKFTQHRLLLDTLLSTAGTVLVEASPMDRIWGVGLNAEDPRIQDPAQWRGLNLLGKVLTRLREDLLAQGMKPLLQR from the coding sequence ATGGAGCTGAGGACAGAGCGGTTCACGTTCTTCTGGAAGGAGGACTCGCCGTTCTCCCAGTGGCACCCCTCCGTGTTCGAGGTGGAGGGTGTGCGCTACACCTGCGCGGAGCAGTACATGATGGCGGGCAAGGCGCGCCTCTTCGGGGACACGCGCGTGCTGGAGCAGGTGCTGCGCGCCGCCACGCCCAAGCAGCACAAGGCGCTGGGCCGCAAGGTGAGCCCGTTCGACGCGGCCGTGTGGGAGCGGGAGCGCGAGCGCATCGTCTATGAGGGCAACCACGCGAAGTTCACGCAGCACCGGCTGCTGCTGGACACGCTGCTGTCCACCGCGGGCACGGTGCTGGTGGAGGCAAGTCCCATGGACCGCATCTGGGGCGTGGGACTGAACGCGGAGGACCCGCGCATCCAGGACCCCGCGCAGTGGCGGGGGTTGAACCTGCTGGGCAAGGTGCTCACCCGCCTGCGCGAGGACCTGCTCGCCCAGGGGATGAAGCCCCTGCTCCAGCGTTGA
- a CDS encoding GDP-mannose 4,6-dehydratase, protein MRVLVTGADGFVGRHACSAFRAAGDEVVEVHGPRGEGISSTALHFDIADEAKVKAAVAEVKPEAVLHLAGFSSVAKSHQNPARVFAVNTMGVLHLLTALRESAPKARVLVVGSGEVYGPVAEGTLATESHPHVPLSPYSASKSAAELAGEQFFRSYGMEVILARPFNHLGSGQDPTFVVPSFAAQIRAIALGTVDPLLRTGNLDAIRDFSHVRDVVDAYRLLLEKGQPGQAYNVCSGEGRTIRSLLEEMLHLAGVQARIELDPARLRPSDIPSLVGSADKLRALGWSPKLSVADALRDVLGPRVGGAPSH, encoded by the coding sequence ATGCGCGTCCTCGTCACGGGAGCGGATGGCTTCGTCGGCCGGCATGCCTGCAGCGCCTTCAGGGCGGCCGGCGACGAGGTGGTGGAGGTGCATGGGCCCCGAGGCGAGGGCATCAGCAGCACCGCCCTGCATTTCGACATCGCCGATGAGGCGAAGGTCAAGGCGGCGGTCGCCGAGGTGAAGCCGGAGGCCGTGCTGCACCTGGCCGGCTTCAGCTCGGTGGCCAAGAGCCACCAGAACCCCGCGCGCGTCTTCGCGGTGAACACCATGGGCGTGCTGCACCTGCTCACCGCCCTGCGCGAGAGCGCCCCCAAGGCGCGCGTGCTGGTGGTGGGCTCGGGTGAGGTCTACGGCCCCGTCGCGGAGGGCACCCTCGCGACGGAGTCCCACCCGCACGTGCCCCTGAGCCCGTACTCGGCGTCGAAGTCCGCCGCGGAGCTGGCCGGGGAGCAGTTCTTCCGCAGCTACGGCATGGAGGTCATCCTCGCCCGGCCCTTCAACCACCTGGGCTCCGGGCAGGACCCCACCTTCGTCGTGCCGTCGTTCGCCGCGCAGATCCGCGCCATCGCGCTGGGCACGGTGGACCCCCTGCTGCGCACGGGCAACCTGGACGCCATCCGCGACTTCTCCCACGTCAGGGACGTGGTGGACGCGTACCGGCTGCTCCTGGAGAAGGGCCAGCCGGGGCAGGCGTACAACGTCTGCAGCGGCGAGGGCCGCACCATCCGCAGCCTGCTGGAGGAGATGCTGCACCTGGCCGGCGTGCAGGCGCGCATCGAGCTGGATCCGGCGCGGCTGCGCCCCTCCGACATCCCCAGCCTCGTGGGTTCGGCGGACAAGCTGCGCGCGCTGGGCTGGTCCCCGAAGCTCAGCGTCGCGGATGCGCTGCGCGACGTGCTGGGCCCCCGGGTGGGCGGAGCGCCGTCGCACTGA